From the Camelus bactrianus isolate YW-2024 breed Bactrian camel chromosome 4, ASM4877302v1, whole genome shotgun sequence genome, the window TGTGTGCTTTACAACTTTGGTCGGATTGCAAAGCCTTCCGTTTCCTGTTAAAATTAGTCAGTAAAATTATCCTTCTACTTAATTAGCTAGACGTTTACTGAGCTCCATACACCTTGATGTTTCAACCAAACAGGCACCAGCGGGACGAGACCTCACCTAAAGAAGTCCAGGGCACACTTGTTGACAAGCTTGCCTTCCTCTAAGCACCGCCTCGGGTCCTTCTCCTCCCAGCGGCAGAGCATGAACTCCTTGTTGGGCTTGTCACACTGAGCGCCGTAGTGATGGGCGGCGGCCTTCAGCACAGAGGAGCTGACCTTCACCTGGGGAGAAGGACCACAGACCTGTGACCGGGACATCACTTCCTCAACGTCCCCTCCCACCGGTCAAACCCGAGGGGACAGAACGGGAGCACCGTTCTGACTGCCAAGAAGACCAAAGACAGGAGACTCGCATAATCCTCCCTTATGACCTTCAGTGCCTAGGAGATCACAAAGCGCTTCCACATACATGGTCTCCCACACGTTTGTGACAATCACATTAGGCTGACATTTCTATCCCCATGTTAGACCTTAAGGAAACGACAGCCCTAACAGATCTTTATGGGAGAGGCAGTGCGGCTCTGAAGGAAGATGAGGCTTCTGCGATATGAGGGGAGGAATCAACCCTGAGGAGCATTGATGAATCTTTAAAAGTAATAGCAGAAGGTTATAGAAAATTCCCCAAAGACCACAGAAGATTAGAGCCTGGAGAGGTTCAGTAAACGCATCTAGTCCAGcaagttattattaataataaagtactaaatttgttaatatttttaaaattctagagtAGGTCCACAGCAGCCATCGCTGTGACTGTCAGCCTCACTCATTTACACGCCAGTACATTTTCTTGAGAAACACAGTTTTGAGTTACAGCTAGCTCCCGGTACGGTCCAGGGCCTGTCTACTCGCTGCGCGGGGTCCTGCTGGCCTCTTCTCTGTACCACCCTCTCCTGTGCCAACACCACAACGTCTGAATGACTGTAACTCAACAGAACATTCTGATGTCTGGGGCGACCACCGCCCTCATTAGTCTTCTGTTCCAGATCGCTTTAGCTGTTCCTACAGATGAACAGCCCTTCCCGATAACCTGCGCTGGAAGGCACTAAGTTTAGTTATATATCAAAATCGAAGGAAAAGGGCACTTGTACAACATTGGGTCTCTGCTCACATTTCATCTCCTTAGATAGTCCCTCCCGAGTCATCTTACATAAGCTAGCACCAGCGGTCACTCTACCTGTGACCACTAGAACGTAAGCTCCAAGAGGGTAGGGATTTTGTTTTCAACAGAGACCCGATACTGTGAAGATGTCCACGCTCCCTAAATGAAACTATATTTAAGGTAATGTTTACCATGCTCACCAAGCACTGGAAACAGCGTCCAGTACAAATGCTGTCAGGCAGTCTCTGCTAGCAGTAAGGGATGTAAGTTACAAAAGAGACAAGAACACATGAATGACACCTTCCCATCCAGAATATAGTGCATCTCTCCATCTACGTAGGTCACTGTTACCTCCTTCAGTTAAAATTACAGTTTCCTTCATATAGAAATCTTGCATATTTCTTGTTTATTCCTCagtcttttcttgtttttgatacTATCAAAATAGGATATTTCTTCCCTTAGATTTTCAAGTTGGTTACTGCTTGTTTGTACACTGCATCTTCTCTTCAGCCATAGTTTACCGAGTTCTTGTCAATTCTGATATGAAACTGAAGAGTATGAACAGAAAAACTtccatttacaaataaaaattgcctcccttcctctctgatatttatacttttttgtccttcttcttttctttttccatcttaaAGCTCTGACCAAAACCTCCAGGATGACACAGACAAACAGCAGTGGCAGAAGACATGCCTGCCTTGTTCTAAACTGTAAAGCAGTTTGGTATGATACTGGCTGTTGGTACCAGGGGTATACCTGTTTGGACGGTCCCCATTAGGGAAGTTTCTTTCTAGTCATAACTGGCTATGTTTTACTGTTGTTTTCTCCACCAGGAAAGACTGAAATTTTCAGGCTTCTTTTTCATTAACCTATAAATGTACAGAGCATTAACTTTCTAAAACTGATCCACTGTACCTAGAATAAAATCTAGTCTGTCACAGTGTATTATGCATTAAGAAACCACTggatttgatttgcaaatatttattaagaatttttatgagaataattttataattatttttataataataaaaattgtaatttcatttttaggaatttcaCACAGCTTAggttaaatattaataataagataaaaggcaaggaaagatGGAGAGATACTTCATCTACACActacaggaagaggaggataaAGTTATGACTATGACTACTAATATACAACTACTGTAATTATCAATGCAAACGTGACTCTATGTTGTGAGTGAAATCTGCCATGTCAGTTCTAATAAATTCGTATAAAATTTTGTACTCCAGTTTTTGATAATAGTCTAGGTTAATTGAGAGGTACACACTTGCTTGCTATATTGCCTATAAAGAGCTGGGAGACTAAAAATCAAGATTCAAgctttttttaaaccttaatatattttaaaaatcaagttaacTGTATTTATTTCCTTGTCAAATGCCTTAAAACACTTTCAATGGCTGCTTTAGTCACTCCAATGCCTTCACGGCTGTCATGCCCCCAAAAGCctatggctttcttttcttttttttttttttttttgttagtttattttttatttatttattttatcattgaTTGGtatggctttcttttctttactttcctaTGAATGCAGAGGTTTCATCCAAATCAAATCATGTTGTTGAGTGTGTAAAATAGGCCCTGTCCCAGGGGAATAAAGGGTGAGCCCCACTCACTGAATCTACTTCTGGAGGAAAAAGAGAGACGCGCTGAAGACAGCTCAGCCAGTCGGTGGGAAGGGCCGAACGGGCACCAGAGTCTGTGACCTCCGATCCGGCCTCTTCCCACAGCATTCACAGCCACCAAGGGGCAAAGAACTCCAGACACCACTGTCTCCCTCACCAGCTTCTCCACTAAGACTGAAGCGTTCCAGCAGAACTGGCACCCTTTCACAGCCGCTCACCAGAAATACACCCTCTCAGATTCACTCAGCTCCCTTTGTCTCACAGAACACAGAATTCCAGCATCTTCCCTCAGTTTGTCCTGGTAACAGCCTCGCTGCTCAGCAGGTCCGAACGGCCTGCAGGTGtggagaggaaggcagaaaaaCTCCCACAACCCACAACCAGTCTTCAAGTCCCATTCCCTCTTCCTTAAACAGGCCTGCACCTCTTTCTGTGGGGCTTACATTTATACTAGGCCTTGTATCTTGCTTAATTCATGTAAAATGGAAGACGAAAGTCCTTATATGATGgaactgttgtgaggattaaatgagttaacacacataaaaatacacagagaaagcGCATCATAAATGAGGTATATTTTTACTCAAAATTATCAACGTGTACAAGAAGTTTCCAGTCCAAGGCTTCTGACTATTTCCCACAGGCCTGTGTCATAACTCCAAAGTCCATGAGGCGCAAAACGGGTTTAATGTGCCTCTCAAAACTGCTCCCTCTGGCTTCCCCAGTCCTACTATCAGGCTGCAAATCTGACACTTAGTCCTCAAGCTTTCCTGCCTCTGATATCTAAGTCATGGCCAAGTCTGATCAAGTCTAGATAAACGCGTTTTCCTCTCTATAACCACAGTCACCAGTCGTCTTGGGGTCATTAATATCTTCCTCAATGGCCTCAACAGTCACCAGGACTGGTCTCCttgttcttttcctctcttccaaCCGCTCTTCACGGAGCTGCTGGAGTCATCTTCCTAAAAGACGATCTTATTTCACTCTGCTATTACAACAAATTGGCCACAAAACCCTTGAAGGATTCAGGCTTAACAGCAGAATAAAGCCTAAGCTTCTTACGAGGTATTCAAAGACCCAACAATCTTTCCGGCCTTCTCACCCACCAGACTTCAAAAAGGTACCAGCTGTTCTCCAGGGCACTGAACTCACTGTTCCCAGAACCCGTTCTTGGGCCCCTGACTTCCCCCATCTGCTCACCTTTGCTCATTTCCTGTCTTGTTTAGAAAGCTCTTCTCTCCACCTCTGCCTAAAAGTGCCCTCCTTCAAACGCCATTTTGCCAAGTCTTATTACACCCCAAGAAGTTCTTCCTCTGCTGCCTGCATAACCTCAGAGAACTCTACAGCTGGAATCACTTCATCttacaaataaaataactgtGTCTGCAAATGGGAAAAGCGACTAATCAAGGTAACCAAATGGTTAGGCCTACAATTTAGATACAACCTCAAATCCTACTCTCTTTTCTTAAACCATGCCTGCCCCTCTTCCACAGCAATTTAATCATACTTTGTcttatattttggttattttgtgTAACTATCTGTTTCTCAGTTCAACTGTGTGAACCTTAAAGGCAAATCTACTCCAGAAATAGGATACTTGCAGGAAGTAGAACCTCAGATGTTTGCTGAACCAAATTAAAGCTCCAATGAAAAGTACAGCAACTCAAGACTAACCCAACTTCACAGCAGGGGCAGGACACAAAAGACTGACTGTTGGCAGCACCTACCCCTCACCTTTTGGACAATGTCACTTTATTATAAAGTCCCTGGACACAGCTAGAAATGTCTTCATCTGAGGAAAATAAGTTGCCATTGTCACCGGCATATAAGATGAAGTGAAGTGATGCAGGCAGAacacttaacacagtgcctgggaTATAATTTCTGGCACGTAATTTTTTGCATGCCTTCCCTTTCTTCCAAAGTAGCCTGATTATCCACTTCTGCAGGGCTCTCCTCTGCCTTAaaatcctccctctccccaccacctcaCTTACAAGATAAAGTCCAAAGTGCTCAGTCTGCGCAGAAGCTCAGTTGCTTCCCAGTTCTGCCTCAGCCCAAGGTACCTCTCCTGGCTCAGCACCTCAAACAGCACGTGTCCCCCTGAACACAAAGGTGCTGCTAAGCCCTCAAGCTCTTTGGAGCGTTTGCCCATAATACGGTAGTTGAGAAGCACAGGTTTTGAAATCAGCCCTgagtccagctctgccacttactggccaTGTAATGTTAGGCAAATCACTCCCCTCAGGACCTGTTTCCTTATCGGTAACACAGAGAGATCAATTATATCCTTCCTCACTGCTGCTGGGAGGATCCGTTGAATTAATGTTCATAATCAGCATCCTGCCTGGCATCTAGAAAAGGCTTGATCACGTTTGCTATAATTAGTATTATATGGTCTTCACTTCTCCTAGCACTAACTACACTGTACTTTGTCACTTTATGTGTCTGTCTCCCTATTAGACTATAAACTCTATGAGGGCAGGgactctctctctcattttccagTGTTACGTGCATATGGTAATTATTCAAATGATACCGCTTGAATAAACGAATGCTTTAAATGTCCTATTACCAAATGCTTTTCCAGGCCGTTAGCAAATTCACTCTTTAGTATCACCTCCTTGCTTAATAGCTCCACTCCAATGCACTTTAAACAATGCTTTTTGCTATTTTAAGGTGACTCTCTTCCCCGACTGTGAGCACCGTGGGTAGTACACGCACGTTACAGGAACGTTTGAGTACCTAGTGACATAAAGTAAAGTGGTAAAAGTGCCATCATTATTCACGTATAGGAGAAGCACAGGTCgctgtggggatggggaggacaCTTCTCGAGCTACTGAGGGATGGGACCGCGGTGGGGCGTTCCTCGGACTGAGGAGGGAGCGTCCAAGGGCCAGTCTGTGTATGAATTGtgggcctggggttgggggggggaccCGGGGCCCAGGGTCCGCCGAGTTCAAGCAGGGCTGGGCCCAGGCCCGGAAAGCTGCAGCCCTACGCCCCGCCTGTCTGTCCTCCGGACAAGCCTCACCTCCTGCACTTTCAGATCCTCCAGAGTGGGCAGCTCCACTATCCCCGGCATGATGGCTGTAGCCCCGACCCCGAGGAGGTGCCCGTAGCCGCGTCGCCCCCGTCTCCTTGAACTCCCCTTTCGACCGCCGAGAGCCACCTAGCGCCTGCGCATGCGCAGCGGCGGCACGCAGGCGCACTACTCTGCCCAACTGCGAGGCACAGAGCATGCGCAAAACTAGGAAGTTCCGCGGACCCTGGGGGCGGGGCTTCGTCTAGGCTCCGCCCATCCCTCCTGGTTGTCATAGTGAGACAGTATACACAAACTCCGGGATCCCGAGGGCTGGAAGCTAAGAGGCAGGCGCCATGGAGTACACCGGAAGCCAGTATATTGGGGAATTTGTAGATGGGAGGTAAGGGCCTCTGATTCACTATGTCTTGAACATCTGTGACTGGGAAAAGACAGCTGTCTTTTTGCCTTTGCAAAGGACCCCGTAGCAGATACTTTCACAAACATCCTTTTTAAACTTCAGGACAACCCTTTCAGGTAGGAatgtttattctcattttacatttcAGGAAAATGAGATCCAGAGAAGTGAATTAGCTTGCTCAAGGACACATATCTAATAAACGGCAGAGCTGAGATACATCCATTCCATGTATACctgtatgtttgtgtgtttgcTACCTGCCAGTTTTAGATATAGggataagaatattaaaaatgccAAGATCCTTGCTCTCATGGAGCCTATCGTCTAGTTGGCATATAGTCAACAAATAGATGAAGATACTTTCAGATAGTGGCTTTGTGTGACTCTGCCcctcctcacagcaaccctatgagaTATATATCATCATCCCCATTATACTGCTGGGAGAAGTGAGACACAAAGTAATTACAAAACGTGCCCGAAGTCACCTAGTTGGCGTTTCGCAGGGCACAGATTAAAACccaggtctgactccaaagcccacatgCTTTTTACTATAGAGTCCTGCTCTTGGGCCCCTGCAGAGGATGCATCTAGTTAGGGCAGTCCttgaaggcttcatggaggagataCTATTTGAAATGGGCCCTGAAGTTTGGGTAGGATTTAGTTGGGTGGCGATGCAAGGTGAAGGAtgtttccaggcagagggaacagcatgagcaatGGCTCAGAGGGCTTATAAGGGGAAGAGCAGGCAGTTCAGTTTGACTGCATTGTAGGATATGCCTGTAGGAAAGAGGGAGCCTAAGATAAGCAGGGGCTCTGTACTCTGGTGTAGAGAGATTGGAATACCGTGCACAATTCTTTGAGTGGGAGGAGCCACTGATAGACCCTTGGTAGTGCTGAGCATTAGGAAAtctaatttatttcatctttgtttctCTCCTCATAGTGCTTCTGTctggcaggcactcagtaaatgttggctgactgaatgaataagataatgagtgaatgaatgaatgatatttGAGATATTGTCATCACATCCTCGTAAGGATTGACATCTTCATTATAAAGGGgctctctttgttctttttaatttattgaatttaaaatgaaggctttcactttgaatgaataaaagaaaaatggaagagaagaagagagagaggaggaaaggaagggtggAAAGAGGGAGGTAGGGAGGCAGAGTGGAGATAGTGATCATTCAGATGATAGCCCATCGTTATCATCCCAGTAAGGGGCAGCAGAACTCTGGACCACTATGGACACAGTGAGGctgcaagaaagagaaaaatgtagaaCAAGTTTGGGGATTCCATTGCCAGGACTTGGCAACTGATTGACTCCTGGTCCCACCAGAGACTGGTCCCAGCCCAGTGCCCAGCCCCAGGCTTGGAACCAGAGAATTCCGATACCATTCATGGAAATTGAGAATGGGGGAGGAGCTgctttggaggaggaggagaggatgagTTCTCTTTGGTGTGGGCTGGAGATGTCTGTAGAACATCTGAGCAAAAATGTCcaatttgcaggggaaaaaaaagtgggagGGAGATGCCAAATCTCAGAGAAGGGTTTAGATGGATAGTATGCTTAGAGATGACAGATGTGATCTCAAGCAAAGTggtggaggaaagaagagaagtttCTCTCCTGTGTCTTGTAGCAAAGTAAAAACAACATTGTTTTTGAGCTCTTCCATACACCAAGCATTGTTATAGTTTTATTGCCATTATCTCAACAATGTTGCATTTTACGGATGAGAGACTCAGACTGAGAGAGGTGGAGGTCACACAGGTTCATATAGGCATGGTGAGGTAGAGCGGGGCCTGGGCTCCAGGTCCTGGCTCGGAAGCTGTCTCTTAACCACAGCGGCAACTTCAGTCATCCGCTCAGTAAGTTCACTGGCCCTTCTGTTCCTTTCGTTCCTTAGTAGTTGCGAATGGGCACTTGTTTAAGAAGAACTGTGATTCTAGGAGCTGAGGATACCAAGGTCTTCTTCTTAAGAAGCTTTCACCAAATAGGGGAGATGAAGTATACAATTACAATGCAAGGCAGAAAGTGCTAGGTGTCCAATGGAGGTACAACCAAAACCCAAAAGAAGTTCAGAGTTAGGAGAGGTAACTTTCAGCTAGTGGGGAAGAATGGAGAAGGAacgaaggaatgaatgaaagcatATTTCTTAAGCACTCGCTATGTATCAGGCCCTTTCCTAGGAAATCTGTTACAATTATCTAGGTTAATCTTGAGCATTAATCTCAGCCATTTCACACATGAAGTAAGTGGTCCTCTGGTCCAGCTGGTTCCCTGCCGGGGGCTCCTTAGGGGTCCATCTTCCCCTGCACGGCACTTACCACACATTATGTAGTGGCTTAACTGTGTCCCCCTCTGGGCTGTGAGCCCCCTGGGGACAGGGACTGCACCTGCCTTGATCACTTTTGTGTCTGTAGTATTGCATCCAACAGATTAGACTGGGTAAGGCAACTGGCGCATAGCAGGTGCTCTGGTAAATACTTgttggaaaaaaggaaagaacaaaggaaggaaggaaaacagagaggTTTAGGAAAGTCTCCAAGATGATACATCTAGGACATGGTGAAGTAAGATTCAAACTCATGTTTCCTGTCTAAATTTCTTACTTTTCCCAGTTTCCTACTTGTGGCATaataggggtgggggtgggctggtcATGGGGGATGAGGAAGACCCAGAAGCAGATGCCCGGAAATCTAGCCCCAGTCTATGCCTCACTGTGCttactgtgtggctttgggcacaTCGccgccctccctgggcctcccaaGGGGGGGCTTCCAGGGGCAGCGTGAACTTCAGGACAGCCCCCAGGTGAGAGGGAGAATAAATAGACCAAAGTCTGCATCCTCCTCAACAACCCAGCCCCtcttatttttgagttttgaaagaaagaagacaaacagCTTGTTCCTAGACAGAATATTTCTGGAATAATGTCTGACCACCCTGAGGTTCCCGCTGGCTCTCCCGCACCCACCGGCTCTGATCCTCCAGCTGCCATGAGGGCTCAGCGACTTCCCTCTGTCCTTACAGGATGGAGGGGGAAGCCGAGTACATCCTCCCTACCGAAACAAAATACGTCGGGGAAATGAAGGACGGCATGTTCCATGGCCAAGGAACCCTGTACTTCCCCAGCGGGAGCCGATTCGATGGCATTTGGGAGAAAGGATTGGTTGTAAAGGTAATCAGCCCGGGGAgggaggccccgcccccacctccccctccccctctgctgccctcttctctctcctcttgatCTCCCAGGGCTCTGAAATCCTCTCCCTCTAGATCCAGGAGGGCCCTGCAGAGGCCGCAATGAGTTGGAATCCTATTATGCCTCTAACTAAATGTGTGATCTCGGGCTCATGACCTCCTCTTTCTGAGACTCACGTTTCTGATCTATAAACTGGGGACAATAATTGTATGAGTATCatagtgctgctgtaacaaattactgtaAACTCAGTGCCTTCAAAGAACAGACACTTACTATCTTACAGTCCTGGACATCAGAAGTCTAAAATAGGTCAGCAGTGCTgaattccttctggaggctctgtggGATGGGAGGATCCACTTCCTTGCCTTTCCCAGTTTCTAGAAGCTGCCTGcactccttggctcatggccacACATCCCCCCAACCTTCACTTCTATCATCAcatctcttctccctctgcttttGGCATCATCTTGTCTTCTACCACGATGATCCTCTTGCCTTCCTCTTggaaggacccctgtgattacactgggcccacctcagTGGTCCAGGAGAATCTCCCCACTTCAAGATCCTGAActtgggggcagggtatagctcagtggtagagcatgtgcttagcaagTACCAGgtcttggattcaatccccagtacctgcattaaaaataaataaataaacagataaataaacctaactatccCCCCTCcaacaaagaggaaataataatttttaaaaagatccttAACCGAATCAtatctgcagagtcccttttgccatgcacGGTTACCATTTACTTAGGTTCAATGATtagatgtggacatctttgaggGACCATGATTCCACCTGCCACAAGAGCACTAGGCATCTCCATGGGTGGTTATGAGAATAAATGAGGCAGTAGATGTGAGCATTCTGCTCaggacctggcacacagcaggcactcagtaggTGTTCATTCTTACTGTTATTGCCACCATTACTGTCATGATAAATCATCCAAGTCAAGGGTTCTTAACCTGGGATTTGCAGGCCACAAATAGAATTTAGAGAGTCAGTGAAATCTCCTGATTCATATACAAAAGCTTCTGTGTACATGGAACTATAATTCCTCCAGGGAAAGGGTCTCTGACTTTCATGGGTTTCACTAAGGGTGTGTATGGGGGAGCTGGCTCATGACCTTAAAAAGGTTAAGAAACACTCCTTGTTTTACAGCTTGGAGCATCTAAGCCCCAGGAAGGGGatgtgacttacccaaggtcacccagtgaaTTAATAGTCTTGGAATTTCCACCCATGTTTCCTGATGCCCAGGCCAATGCGATGTCTGCATCCTGAGGCTTCCTTTAGCACTAAGGCAGCAAAAGTAGAATGTACATGTTTGGACAAAGAGCCGTGATCGAGGGCTCTGAACTTTTTAGCCACGATAATAATAAAAGAGTGATAGTAACAGctactgagtgcttactctgtgccaagcactgtgctaaatgccTTACGTGTGCTGTCTCACTGACTCTCATTGAATCAACCCTATTAAACGTATAGCATTAGTATCCAGTTTTACACAGGAGGAAGCCAAGGGCTAGGCACAGTGGGtcatctgcccaaggtcacacagtgagttgCCCCATTTTGAGCGCCAATCACAGAGCTCAGTATTGTCTATCCACTCCTAATCATCACGGCCATAATAACTGATAGTTACCTCTTCTTTCCTACGGCAATGAGAAAGCCACCCCTTCCCTTGACTTTGGTCCTTCTAGGCGAAAGGGCTGTGGCTTCCTCTGACCCGCATGTGTGCTTCTCATCTTCCAGGGCACGTACACCTTCTCAGACGGGCTGCTGTATGACGCCAAGAACTGGCATTACTGTGACAGCTACGATCGGAGGTTTTACACCGAGATCTGCTATGGGTTGAAGCCTGCAGGTAGCCGggctccctccctttccttcacacCCCAACGGAGAGGAAAATGAAAGACAGTTCTAAATAAGTGGGCCGTGGCCTGTTGAAGTAACAGACCCACAAAAGAGGAGGACGGAGCAGGAGCCACAGAAAGCAAAAGAGCCTGAAAGGCTAGTCCTCAAATCTCAGCTCCCCAGTACCAGCCTGGGACCACGGGCAGGGCATtcagctctctgtgcctcagtttctccctggcAAAATGGGACAATAGCATCATTTACTCCACAAGTCTTGTAAAGAAGATAATACCTATAAAGGATTTACTACAGTGTCTTgcacacacagtaggtgcacagTGCATCTCAACTGCTGTTTTTGTAGTATCAGCTATAACATGGCCGTTGAGCAGCGCCAATGGAGCATAAGCTCCACGTTTCAGGTGCTGGGTGGGGCTCCCTGTAATGCCTGTCTCCTAGAATCTCCAGATCACCACGTCTGCCTTCCTAGTCCCACGTCatagaggaggaagcagaggccaTGGTGTCCAAGTGGCAGAGCTCACACAGGAGCCCACGTCTTCCTCCCCAAGGTCCCCTGCATCCTGCTACCTCCCTGCAAAGCTCGAGTCCCATCCCAGACAGCGGCATCAGGGCCTGGAGGCTGGATTCAGAGAGTGGCAGTTTAAGGGGCTTACCTGTGTTTCTGAGACTCGTCTGAAGTCAGCCGAGCCTCAGAGGGGACATTTTGGCACAGCCGAGACAATGTATCCAAATGACGGGAAAATGACTTTGCAAACAATTGAAAAAGAATCCGAAAGAGATTTTATGTGGCATAGTTGATAGAATACAGGTCTGGGTTGGAGTCCTGGCATTCCCCCCCAATAGCTGGATGAGCCTGGGCAGCTAAAACCTCCCCGAGGACAGAAACCTCCAGAAAGTACTCTGGGCTGGAGTCAGGCTGGCCTGAGCTCAAACCCGAGCTTTGCGCCCTGGATCAGGTAGTTAGCTGACCGGGTGaggctctttctctctttttgcttCCCGACACTTCTCTTTCCACTTTTCTTCCTGCTCCCCGTCTCCTTTGCCAGCTCTCCTCCCTGcagcaattaattaattttgggCTTCCCCACGGCTCTCTGGCTTAGGTCCTCTCCTGTTATCATTCCGTACCTTCTCCCTACAAGCTGATTCACCTTCAAGCCTTCGTTTACCATCAGCTTCCAAACTGAAATCAAAATCCCCGAGTCTCAGATTCCCGCACCGGGCTTCCCGGTCGCCTACGTGTGGTCGTCCCTCAACGTGTCTGCACTGAGTTCATTACCCTCCCCACAGGCCACTCTCCCCCAAGGACGGCTCCCCCAGAGACTGTCACTCCCAGCCCCCGAGATAAGCCTGATCCTGCCGCCTCCTTCCCCCGTGTGCAATCCATCACCTGGTCCTATGGATTCTGCCTCTTGAATAGATTCACTCATGTGTTGATTAAACAGATATTTACTGCGCACCTCCGTGTGCCAAGCAGGGTTTCTTCACCCTCTGCCGCTGCCCTGTCCCAGACCTCCATCCTCTCCTCTCAACTGCGTGATCACCTGTGATCCATGCTTGACCCCTTCTGGGCCATTCTCCACTCTGTGGTCACTGTCATCTCTGAAAACCATGAATCATTGCCACAGCTCCCCAGCACGGACCCTCAGTGCCTCCTCACTACCCTGAAGATGAGGGTTGACATTCTTAAAATGACAGGTGTCCTCTGGCTCCTGCCCACGTCCCCAGCCTCATCCCTCGCTCCCTGCCCTCCTCGaattttctctctgcttgctcCCTCGCCATGCTTGCCAACTCTCTGTTCCTCAAAGAGACCATGTTCTTTCCtacctcctcctctgcctggaaatGCTCTAACCTTCCCTTCACCCAAATAACTCCTTCCCATCCTTCAGGTCTTGGCTTCATGCCCCTTTTTGGGACTCCTTCCCAGAATCCCCAGACAAGGCAAGGCCTCCCTGTGACAAGTCACAAAGCAGGCACGATTCCCCTGGAGCTCTGTCACGAGGCTCAGTGTCTCTCTTCCCGAGCCGCCTGTGAGCTCCTTAAGGGCAAAggctctgtcttgttcactgccatgtccccagtgcctagcactctgcctggcacacagtaggtgctcaataaagcaTT encodes:
- the MORN5 gene encoding MORN repeat-containing protein 5 isoform X1, producing the protein MEYTGSQYIGEFVDGRMEGEAEYILPTETKYVGEMKDGMFHGQGTLYFPSGSRFDGIWEKGLVVKGTYTFSDGLLYDAKNWHYCDSYDRRFYTEICYGLKPAGISQLTNMDPPRKIPPGYYDCGDGFYNPITRIVKDYRNRFLRNADDDEHEWIIRTCRKGWDETMGHKPKLFQRLEGSGKPRKLNSVNCKLNC